The following proteins are encoded in a genomic region of Mycolicibacterium confluentis:
- a CDS encoding thiolase family protein yields MTRQSKAAIIAAARSAIATARKGTLANMQPTEVAKPIVAAAVERSGLEVSAFDDLILAESLQGGGDSARYIAVDLGFENIPGAAVNRQCASSLAAIAFGAGQIASGMSNAILAGGMESLSNMPQFLKRKAFTSGKEAGDFERWAPMANPLSSPDAPPYDMSITVAHNCAVEYGITREDQDAWALRSHQRAVKAIDAGSFVDEIVPIEVPQQDGSTITFAQDEHPRRDSSLETLAGLKVLHPEIEGFSVTAGNSSGTNDAAAVVALAAPTTQQNVLANVLSWSQVGVAPKRTGSGPIYAIPKALELAGLKISDVALFEINEAFAAQAVACTRQLGLDEDLVNVYGSGISLGHPIAATGARMVTSAIHELRRRGGGIGVLSMCAGGGMGAAMVIEVV; encoded by the coding sequence ATGACCAGACAGAGCAAGGCCGCGATCATCGCCGCCGCCCGCAGTGCGATCGCCACGGCACGCAAGGGCACCCTCGCCAACATGCAACCCACCGAGGTGGCGAAGCCCATAGTGGCGGCTGCGGTCGAACGCTCGGGCCTCGAGGTGTCGGCCTTCGACGACCTGATCCTGGCCGAGAGCCTGCAGGGTGGCGGCGACAGCGCCCGCTACATCGCGGTCGACCTGGGTTTCGAGAACATCCCGGGTGCCGCGGTCAACCGCCAGTGCGCGTCGAGCCTGGCCGCGATCGCCTTCGGCGCTGGGCAGATCGCCTCGGGTATGAGCAACGCCATCCTGGCCGGCGGCATGGAGTCGCTGTCGAACATGCCGCAGTTCCTCAAGCGCAAGGCGTTCACGTCCGGCAAGGAGGCCGGTGACTTCGAGCGTTGGGCCCCGATGGCCAACCCGCTGAGTTCGCCGGACGCCCCGCCCTACGACATGTCGATCACGGTCGCGCACAACTGCGCCGTGGAGTACGGCATCACTCGCGAGGATCAGGACGCCTGGGCCCTGCGCAGCCATCAGCGCGCCGTCAAGGCCATCGACGCCGGTTCGTTCGTCGACGAGATCGTGCCCATCGAGGTGCCGCAGCAGGACGGTTCGACCATCACCTTCGCGCAGGACGAGCATCCCCGCCGCGATTCGTCGCTGGAGACGCTGGCCGGCCTCAAGGTGCTGCACCCCGAGATCGAGGGCTTCTCGGTGACGGCGGGCAACTCGTCGGGCACCAACGACGCCGCGGCCGTGGTGGCCCTGGCCGCCCCGACGACGCAGCAGAACGTGCTGGCCAACGTGCTGTCCTGGTCGCAGGTCGGTGTGGCACCCAAGCGCACCGGCAGCGGTCCTATCTACGCAATCCCGAAGGCGCTGGAACTCGCGGGCCTGAAGATCTCCGACGTCGCGCTGTTCGAGATCAACGAGGCCTTCGCCGCTCAGGCCGTGGCCTGCACCCGACAGCTCGGTCTCGACGAGGACCTGGTCAACGTCTACGGGTCCGGCATCAGCCTCGGCCACCCGATCGCGGCCACGGGCGCGCGCATGGTCACCTCGGCCATCCACGAACTGCGTCGCCGCGGCGGCGGCATCGGTGTGCTGTCGATGTGCGCGGGTGGCGGCATGGGCGCCGCGATGGTCATCGAGGTCGTCTAA
- a CDS encoding DUF3068 domain-containing protein, with product MNRAVTLRVAACGLLGLGAALLIAALLLSTYTTSRIQKIPLDLDATLVSNGTGSALDPDSLSQQNFVIDKNVPLVSQQQISVESPANADVVTLQVGTSVRRTDKQKDNGLLLAMVDTVTLDRSTAEAVSDETHPGGSVQKPRSIDDAKAPTNIALPHEGLSYRFPFDTEKKTYPFFDPIAQKAFDANYEGEEDVNGLTTYRFTQNVGYDADGKLVKPIRYASLYDDEVDSEVTAMASQWGVPGEPEERITMQRFYAAQRTFWVDPVSGTIVKAEEHANHYYARDELRPEVALVDYKVTSTQETVEDQVAAARDERDKIALWSRILPITFTAAGLIALVAGALLGSFGMRAEAELIDPGLDRDEGGFFGGFASRRGEDTGPMPAAEAETEKLPAQRPDLHREQGPPNQP from the coding sequence TTGAACCGTGCAGTGACGTTGCGTGTGGCCGCGTGCGGCCTGCTGGGGCTCGGAGCGGCCCTCCTCATCGCCGCCCTGCTGTTGTCGACCTACACGACGAGCCGAATCCAGAAGATTCCGCTCGACTTGGACGCGACGCTGGTGAGCAACGGCACCGGAAGCGCCCTGGATCCCGACTCGCTGAGCCAGCAGAACTTCGTCATCGACAAGAACGTGCCGCTGGTGTCCCAGCAGCAGATAAGCGTCGAGTCCCCGGCCAACGCCGATGTCGTGACTCTGCAGGTCGGCACGTCGGTGCGGCGCACGGACAAGCAGAAGGACAACGGCCTGCTGCTGGCCATGGTCGACACCGTGACGCTGGACCGGTCCACCGCTGAGGCCGTCTCCGACGAGACTCACCCCGGCGGTTCGGTGCAGAAGCCGCGCTCGATCGACGACGCCAAGGCCCCCACCAACATCGCACTGCCCCACGAGGGCCTGTCGTACCGCTTCCCGTTCGACACCGAGAAGAAGACCTACCCGTTCTTCGATCCGATCGCCCAGAAGGCCTTCGACGCCAACTACGAGGGTGAAGAGGACGTCAACGGGCTCACCACCTACCGGTTCACCCAGAACGTCGGCTACGACGCCGACGGCAAGCTGGTCAAGCCGATCAGGTACGCGTCGCTCTATGACGACGAGGTCGACAGCGAGGTCACCGCGATGGCCTCGCAGTGGGGTGTTCCGGGCGAACCCGAGGAGCGCATCACGATGCAGCGCTTCTACGCCGCGCAGCGCACGTTCTGGGTCGATCCTGTGTCGGGCACCATCGTCAAGGCCGAGGAGCACGCGAACCATTACTACGCGCGCGACGAACTGCGGCCCGAGGTCGCGCTGGTCGACTACAAGGTGACCTCCACCCAGGAGACCGTCGAGGACCAGGTGGCGGCCGCCCGCGACGAGCGGGACAAGATCGCACTGTGGTCGCGCATCCTGCCGATCACCTTCACCGCGGCGGGCCTCATCGCCCTGGTCGCCGGAGCACTGCTCGGCTCGTTCGGGATGCGCGCTGAGGCCGAACTGATCGATCCGGGCCTGGACCGCGATGAGGGCGGATTCTTCGGCGGCTTCGCGAGCCGACGCGGCGAGGACACCGGTCCGATGCCCGCGGCGGAGGCCGAAACCGAGAAACTCCCGGCGCAGCGGCCGGATCTGCATCGCGAGCAGGGCCCGCCCAACCAACCGTGA
- a CDS encoding AMP-binding protein has protein sequence MTDPIPTQLTALAAAAPDAPAITCEGRTVTRAELDSATNRLARAFADLGVGQDDYVTISVPNSIEWIEAAIACWKLGAVPQPLAPAMPDDELAAILDLRERALLVGRSDPRGRTPHVPPAFTPDPRHSDAALPEAISPVWKAMASGGSTGRPKLIETGGDSRVSALLGFPLGAQENDVQLISVPMSHNTGFTVAVAGLLLGHHLILMPRFDAHEFLRLVTEHRVNFLATVPTIMQRLLPVYRADPQAYDLSSIRRLWHLAAPCPPAVKEAWIELVGPEAVWELYGGTELQALTFISGDQWLAHRGSVGIVVAGEMKVLDDDGRECAPGEVGEIYMRAAPGSPPTYRYIGATAKSRDGWESIGDLGWFDEDGFLYLSDRRVDMFTVGGKNTYPAEIENALNEHPHVLSALVVGIPHEDLGQVPHALVQPAPGSGLDSDAVVAHLRQCLEAHKVPRSVEFVDRPLRDDAGKARRSAVRDQVIAARGR, from the coding sequence ATGACCGATCCGATCCCGACGCAGTTGACCGCGCTGGCCGCCGCCGCCCCTGATGCGCCTGCCATCACCTGCGAGGGCCGCACCGTGACGCGGGCCGAGTTGGACAGCGCGACCAATAGGCTGGCCCGAGCCTTCGCTGATCTCGGTGTCGGACAAGACGATTACGTGACGATCTCGGTGCCCAACTCGATCGAGTGGATCGAGGCGGCGATCGCGTGCTGGAAGCTGGGCGCGGTGCCCCAACCGCTGGCGCCTGCCATGCCCGACGACGAGTTGGCCGCGATCCTGGACCTGCGCGAACGTGCACTTCTCGTCGGGCGCAGCGATCCCCGCGGCCGGACCCCGCACGTCCCGCCCGCGTTCACCCCCGACCCGCGGCATTCGGATGCCGCACTGCCCGAAGCGATTTCGCCGGTCTGGAAGGCGATGGCCTCGGGCGGCAGCACCGGCAGGCCCAAGCTCATCGAGACCGGCGGAGACAGCCGCGTGTCCGCCCTGCTCGGATTCCCGCTCGGCGCGCAGGAGAACGACGTGCAGCTGATCTCGGTGCCGATGAGCCACAACACGGGGTTCACGGTGGCCGTCGCGGGCCTGCTGCTCGGGCACCACCTGATCCTGATGCCCCGGTTCGACGCGCACGAGTTCCTCCGGCTTGTGACCGAGCACCGGGTGAACTTCCTGGCGACCGTGCCGACGATCATGCAGCGACTGCTTCCGGTGTACCGCGCCGACCCGCAGGCCTACGACCTGAGCTCGATCCGCCGACTGTGGCATCTGGCCGCGCCGTGCCCGCCGGCGGTCAAGGAGGCGTGGATCGAGCTCGTCGGGCCGGAGGCGGTGTGGGAACTGTACGGCGGCACCGAACTTCAGGCGCTGACCTTCATCTCCGGGGATCAGTGGCTCGCGCACCGCGGATCGGTCGGGATCGTGGTCGCCGGGGAGATGAAAGTGCTCGACGACGACGGCCGCGAGTGCGCACCCGGCGAGGTGGGTGAGATCTACATGCGGGCCGCACCGGGAAGCCCGCCCACGTACCGCTACATCGGGGCGACGGCGAAGTCCCGGGACGGTTGGGAATCGATCGGCGACCTCGGATGGTTCGACGAGGACGGCTTCCTGTACCTGTCCGACCGCCGGGTCGACATGTTCACCGTCGGCGGCAAGAACACCTATCCGGCCGAGATCGAGAACGCCCTCAACGAGCACCCCCATGTGCTGTCGGCCCTGGTGGTCGGGATACCGCACGAGGACCTGGGCCAGGTGCCGCACGCCCTGGTGCAGCCTGCTCCGGGGTCGGGTCTGGACTCCGATGCGGTCGTGGCCCACCTGCGGCAGTGCCTGGAGGCGCACAAGGTGCCGCGCAGCGTCGAGTTCGTCGACCGACCCCTGCGTGACGATGCGGGCAAGGCCCGCCGGTCGGCCGTACGCGACCAGGTCATCGCGGCGCGCGGCCGCTGA
- a CDS encoding class I SAM-dependent methyltransferase — protein sequence MGITDIFSRRATLARSVRLLSEFRYEQSDPARFYTALAEDTAAMVGDLWAGVDGGRAPVGRTVLDVGGGPGYFADAFTARGLHYIGVEPDPSEMHAAPSLDRSAGSFVRASGMALPFADDSVDICLSSNVAEHVRDPWRMGAEMLRVTRPGGLVVLSYTVWLGPFGGHEMGLTHYLGGARAAARYTRRHGRPPKNNYGSSLFAVSAADGLEWAASTGAALAAFPRYHPQWAWWMTEVPVLREFLVSNLVLVLRAP from the coding sequence GTGGGCATCACCGACATCTTCTCGAGGCGCGCGACGCTGGCCAGGTCGGTGCGGCTTCTGAGCGAGTTCCGCTACGAGCAGAGCGACCCCGCCCGCTTCTACACCGCACTGGCCGAGGACACCGCGGCCATGGTCGGCGATCTGTGGGCCGGCGTTGACGGCGGTCGCGCTCCCGTGGGGCGCACGGTGCTCGACGTCGGCGGCGGCCCGGGATACTTCGCTGACGCGTTCACCGCGCGGGGTCTGCACTACATCGGCGTCGAACCCGATCCCAGCGAGATGCACGCGGCCCCAAGCCTGGACCGCAGCGCGGGCAGTTTCGTGCGCGCCTCCGGGATGGCGCTGCCGTTCGCGGATGACAGCGTCGACATCTGCCTGTCCTCCAACGTCGCCGAGCACGTGCGCGACCCGTGGCGGATGGGTGCCGAGATGCTGCGGGTGACGCGCCCCGGCGGCCTCGTGGTGCTCTCGTACACGGTCTGGCTGGGTCCGTTCGGCGGTCACGAGATGGGCCTGACGCACTACCTGGGCGGCGCGCGCGCCGCCGCACGCTACACCCGTAGACACGGCCGCCCGCCGAAGAACAACTACGGATCGTCACTGTTCGCGGTGTCGGCCGCCGACGGCCTGGAGTGGGCGGCCAGCACAGGTGCGGCCCTGGCCGCATTCCCTCGCTACCACCCGCAATGGGCCTGGTGGATGACCGAGGTGCCCGTGCTGCGGGAGTTCCTGGTGAGCAATCTGGTGCTCGTCCTTCGCGCCCCGTAG
- a CDS encoding phosphotriesterase family protein, which yields MTQVHTVRGPIDTGDLGVTLMHEHVFILSPEMMQNDPAIWGDEQARQRAAVARLNELKARGVDTIVDLTVIGLGRYIPRIARIAEATDINIVVATGVYTYNDVPMYFHFQGPGTALPGPDPMIDLFIRDITEGIAGTGVRAAMLKCATDEPGVTPGVDRVLRAVATAHRQTGVPISTHTHASTRRGLDQQRIFAEEGVDLTRVVIGHSGDSTDLDYLEELIAGGSYIGMDRFGADVYLPTPERVDTVAKMCERGHAEKMVLSHDASCFIDWLPEEAVPVVLPNWHYLHIHNDVLPALRQRGVTEEQITTMLVDNPKRIFSAQGAY from the coding sequence GTGACACAGGTCCACACCGTCCGCGGCCCGATCGACACCGGCGACCTCGGGGTCACCCTGATGCACGAGCACGTCTTCATCCTGTCCCCCGAGATGATGCAGAATGACCCGGCCATCTGGGGCGACGAACAGGCACGCCAGCGTGCCGCGGTCGCACGACTCAACGAACTGAAGGCGCGCGGCGTCGACACCATCGTCGACCTCACGGTGATCGGCCTGGGCCGCTATATCCCCCGCATCGCGCGCATCGCCGAGGCCACCGACATCAACATCGTCGTCGCGACCGGCGTCTACACCTACAACGACGTGCCGATGTACTTCCACTTCCAGGGACCCGGCACGGCGCTGCCCGGCCCCGACCCGATGATCGACCTGTTCATCCGCGACATCACCGAGGGCATCGCAGGCACCGGTGTCCGCGCGGCGATGCTCAAGTGCGCGACCGACGAACCGGGTGTCACGCCGGGCGTCGACCGCGTGCTGCGGGCCGTCGCGACCGCCCACCGGCAGACCGGGGTGCCCATCTCGACCCATACGCACGCCTCGACGCGGCGCGGCCTCGATCAGCAGCGCATCTTCGCCGAGGAGGGCGTCGACCTGACTCGCGTCGTGATCGGGCACTCGGGCGACTCGACCGACCTCGACTACCTCGAGGAACTCATCGCAGGAGGGTCGTATATCGGCATGGACAGGTTCGGCGCGGACGTGTACCTGCCGACTCCCGAACGGGTCGACACCGTGGCCAAGATGTGTGAGCGCGGACATGCCGAGAAGATGGTGCTCTCGCATGACGCGTCGTGCTTCATCGACTGGCTGCCCGAGGAGGCCGTGCCGGTGGTCCTGCCCAACTGGCATTACCTGCACATCCACAACGATGTGCTGCCTGCGCTTCGGCAGCGCGGCGTCACCGAGGAGCAGATCACCACGATGCTGGTGGACAACCCGAAGCGGATCTTCAGCGCGCAGGGCGCCTACTGA
- a CDS encoding acyltransferase family protein — MSSSVDGVAPVPEGVGGTRSFLPPVEGLRACAAIGVVITHVAFQTAQSSGVTGRLLSRFDLAVAVFFALSGFLLWRGHAAAARGLRRRPPTGHYLRSRIVRIMPGYLVAVIVILLLLPDATGANSTVWLANLTLTQIYVPLTLTPGLTQMWSLSVEVTFYLVLPFLALLARRLPVRARIPVIAAVAVISLAWGLLPIETAEGINFLNWPPAYASWFGAGMLLAEWTVSPVGWMHRLARRRWVMALIVAVAYVISASPLAGPEGLTPATLGQFVVRTAMGAIIAWGLLAPLVLDRPDTDHRILGSPIMVTLGRWSYGLFVWHLAALAMAFPVVGKFVFNGAMPVILALTLVFGFAMAAVSYALIENPCRQALRNWERRRADRVAPLDSSADDTPEPAIAR; from the coding sequence GTGAGCAGCAGTGTCGACGGAGTGGCGCCCGTCCCCGAAGGCGTGGGCGGAACCCGCAGCTTCCTGCCGCCCGTGGAGGGCCTGCGGGCGTGTGCGGCGATCGGCGTGGTGATCACCCACGTCGCCTTCCAGACCGCCCAGTCCAGCGGCGTGACGGGCCGGCTGCTGTCCCGGTTCGACCTGGCCGTTGCGGTGTTCTTCGCGCTGTCGGGATTCCTGCTGTGGCGGGGGCACGCGGCCGCGGCGCGCGGTCTGCGGCGCCGTCCGCCGACCGGGCACTACCTGCGCTCACGCATCGTGCGCATCATGCCGGGGTACCTCGTCGCGGTCATCGTCATCCTGCTGCTGCTTCCCGACGCCACGGGCGCCAATTCCACAGTGTGGCTGGCGAATTTAACGCTGACGCAGATCTATGTGCCCCTGACCCTGACCCCCGGCCTGACACAGATGTGGAGCCTGTCGGTCGAGGTGACCTTCTATCTGGTGCTCCCGTTCCTGGCGCTGCTGGCCCGCCGCCTGCCCGTGCGGGCCCGGATTCCGGTGATCGCCGCGGTCGCGGTCATCAGCCTGGCGTGGGGTCTGCTGCCGATCGAGACCGCCGAGGGCATCAACTTCCTGAACTGGCCGCCGGCCTACGCGTCCTGGTTCGGCGCCGGGATGCTGCTCGCGGAGTGGACCGTCAGCCCGGTCGGGTGGATGCACCGACTGGCGCGCCGACGCTGGGTGATGGCGCTGATCGTCGCCGTGGCCTATGTCATCTCGGCCTCGCCACTGGCCGGACCGGAGGGGCTGACCCCGGCCACGCTCGGGCAGTTCGTCGTGCGCACCGCGATGGGCGCCATCATCGCCTGGGGACTCTTGGCGCCGCTGGTGCTCGACCGGCCAGACACCGACCACCGCATCCTCGGCAGCCCCATCATGGTCACGCTCGGTCGGTGGTCCTACGGCCTGTTCGTGTGGCATCTGGCCGCGCTGGCCATGGCCTTCCCCGTGGTCGGCAAGTTCGTCTTCAACGGCGCCATGCCGGTGATCCTCGCGCTCACGCTGGTGTTCGGGTTCGCGATGGCCGCCGTCAGCTACGCGTTGATCGAGAACCCGTGCCGGCAGGCGCTGCGGAACTGGGAGAGGCGCCGCGCCGATCGCGTTGCACCGCTGGACAGTTCGGCCGACGACACCCCGGAGCCCGCGATCGCGCGGTGA
- a CDS encoding aldehyde dehydrogenase has product MTQTTSAIKTEYDKLFIGGQWVSPSTSEIIEVFSPATGEKVGEVPLAAKADVDAAFAAARKAFDEGPWPRKTPHERQAVLAKAVELIEARADEFKALLKLETGQPQTIVDMMQYGAAMSTLHFYASAADKFAWKDIRDGAYGQTLVLKEPIGVVGAVVAWNVPFFLAANKLGPALLAGCTIVLKPAAETPLTTNLMAEVFAEAGLPEGVLSVVPGGPETGRALTDNPEIDKFTFTGSSAVGKEIGKIAAERLKPCTLELGGKSAAIILEDADLDSTLPMLIFSGLMNTGQACVGQTRILAPRSRYDEVVEKVGNAVGAMPVGLPDDPAAAVGPLISEKQRERVEGYIKKGVEEGARLVTGGGRPEGLDSGWFVQPTVFADVENSMTIAQEEIFGPVLVVIPYEDEADAVRIANDSVYGLAGSVYTTDNKKALEIASQIRTGTYGVNMYAFDPGAPFGGYKNSGVGRECGPEGIAGYCESKSVLLPFGYTPED; this is encoded by the coding sequence ATGACACAGACGACGTCGGCCATCAAGACCGAGTACGACAAGCTCTTCATCGGTGGGCAGTGGGTTTCGCCGAGCACCTCCGAGATCATCGAGGTCTTCTCGCCTGCCACCGGGGAGAAGGTCGGCGAGGTGCCACTGGCCGCCAAGGCCGACGTCGACGCCGCCTTCGCCGCGGCCCGCAAGGCGTTCGACGAGGGTCCGTGGCCCCGCAAGACCCCGCACGAGCGGCAGGCCGTGCTGGCCAAGGCCGTCGAACTGATCGAGGCGCGCGCCGACGAGTTCAAGGCGCTGCTCAAGCTCGAGACCGGTCAGCCACAGACCATCGTCGACATGATGCAGTACGGCGCGGCCATGTCGACCCTGCACTTCTACGCCTCGGCGGCCGACAAGTTCGCGTGGAAGGACATCCGCGACGGCGCCTACGGCCAGACCCTGGTCCTCAAGGAGCCGATCGGCGTGGTCGGCGCCGTCGTCGCCTGGAACGTCCCGTTCTTCCTGGCCGCCAACAAGCTGGGCCCGGCGCTGCTGGCCGGATGCACCATCGTGCTCAAGCCCGCGGCCGAGACCCCGCTGACCACCAACCTGATGGCCGAGGTCTTCGCCGAGGCCGGCCTGCCCGAGGGCGTGCTCTCGGTGGTGCCCGGCGGCCCCGAGACCGGACGCGCGCTCACCGACAACCCCGAGATCGACAAGTTCACCTTCACCGGGTCCAGCGCGGTCGGCAAGGAGATCGGCAAGATCGCGGCCGAGCGCCTCAAGCCGTGCACGCTGGAGCTGGGCGGCAAGTCCGCGGCCATCATCCTCGAGGACGCGGACCTGGACTCCACGCTGCCGATGCTGATCTTCTCGGGCCTGATGAACACCGGTCAGGCCTGCGTCGGGCAGACCCGCATCCTGGCACCGCGGTCGCGCTACGACGAGGTCGTCGAGAAGGTGGGCAACGCCGTCGGCGCCATGCCGGTCGGCCTGCCCGACGATCCGGCCGCCGCTGTCGGCCCGCTGATCTCGGAGAAGCAGCGTGAGCGCGTCGAGGGCTACATCAAGAAGGGTGTCGAGGAGGGCGCTCGCCTGGTCACAGGCGGCGGCCGGCCCGAGGGCCTGGACAGCGGCTGGTTCGTGCAGCCCACGGTGTTCGCCGACGTCGAGAACTCCATGACCATCGCGCAGGAGGAGATCTTCGGTCCCGTCCTCGTGGTGATCCCCTACGAGGACGAGGCCGACGCCGTGCGCATCGCCAACGACTCGGTCTACGGCCTGGCGGGTTCGGTGTACACCACCGACAACAAGAAGGCTCTCGAGATCGCGTCGCAGATCCGCACTGGCACCTACGGCGTCAACATGTACGCCTTCGATCCGGGCGCACCGTTCGGCGGGTACAAGAACTCCGGCGTCGGCCGCGAGTGCGGACCCGAGGGCATCGCGGGCTACTGCGAGTCCAAGAGCGTGCTGCTGCCGTTCGGTTACACCCCGGAGGACTGA
- a CDS encoding glycosyltransferase family 4 protein, whose translation MSAPPVRSVLMLCWRDTGHPQGGGSEAYVQRIGAHLASSGVRVTLRTARYPGAPRRGVIDGVRISRGGGAYSVYVWAGLAMVLARFGLGPLRHARPDVVIDTQNGIPFLARLAYGRRAVVLVHHCHREQWPVAGRRTGRFGWFVESWLSPRLHRHNQYVTVSLPSMRDLSELGVDPRHIAVVRNGLDPAPAATLTAPRSAAPRVSVLSRLVPHKQIEDALDAVAVLRERIPGLHLDVVGGGWWQQNLVDHAAALGISDAVTFHGHVDDVTKHHVVQRSWVHVLPSRKEGWGLAVVEAAQHGVPTIGYRSSGGLTDSIVDGVTGILVDDRSELVHRLEDVLSDPVLRDELGSKAQARCLEFSWPQSAQAMGHVLQTVQSGRRVSGLV comes from the coding sequence ATGTCCGCCCCTCCCGTACGTTCCGTCCTCATGCTGTGCTGGCGTGACACCGGGCACCCACAGGGCGGCGGCAGCGAAGCCTACGTGCAGCGCATCGGTGCGCACCTGGCGTCGTCCGGAGTGCGCGTCACGCTGCGCACCGCGCGGTATCCCGGGGCGCCGCGACGCGGTGTCATCGACGGTGTCCGGATCTCACGAGGCGGTGGAGCCTACTCGGTGTACGTCTGGGCCGGCCTGGCCATGGTGTTGGCCCGGTTCGGGCTGGGACCGCTGCGGCATGCCCGCCCGGACGTCGTGATCGACACCCAGAACGGCATTCCCTTCCTGGCGCGGCTGGCCTACGGGCGTCGCGCTGTGGTGCTGGTGCACCACTGCCACCGCGAACAGTGGCCCGTGGCCGGGCGGCGCACCGGCAGGTTCGGGTGGTTCGTCGAGTCCTGGCTCTCACCCCGCCTGCACCGGCACAACCAGTACGTCACGGTCTCGCTGCCGTCGATGCGCGATCTGTCCGAACTCGGCGTCGACCCCCGGCACATCGCGGTGGTGCGCAACGGCCTCGACCCGGCCCCCGCGGCCACGCTGACCGCGCCGCGGTCGGCTGCCCCCCGGGTGTCGGTGCTGTCCCGACTGGTGCCGCACAAGCAGATCGAGGATGCCCTGGACGCCGTCGCGGTGCTGCGTGAGCGGATCCCGGGTCTGCACCTCGACGTCGTGGGCGGTGGCTGGTGGCAGCAGAACCTGGTCGATCACGCCGCGGCGCTGGGTATCTCGGATGCCGTCACGTTCCACGGCCACGTCGACGACGTGACCAAACACCATGTCGTGCAACGCTCGTGGGTGCATGTGCTGCCCTCACGAAAAGAGGGGTGGGGGCTGGCCGTCGTCGAAGCCGCCCAGCACGGCGTGCCGACCATCGGCTACCGGTCCTCGGGCGGCCTGACCGATTCGATCGTCGACGGTGTCACCGGAATCCTGGTCGACGACCGGTCCGAACTGGTGCACCGACTCGAGGACGTGCTGTCCGACCCCGTGCTGCGTGACGAGTTGGGCAGCAAGGCCCAGGCCCGCTGCCTCGAGTTCTCCTGGCCGCAGAGCGCGCAGGCCATGGGCCACGTGCTCCAGACCGTTCAGTCCGGGCGTCGAGTCAGCGGCCTGGTCTGA